A single genomic interval of Vulpes vulpes isolate BD-2025 chromosome 3, VulVul3, whole genome shotgun sequence harbors:
- the WDR90 gene encoding WD repeat-containing protein 90 isoform X7 has translation MGPSGRRPVSVGPAVHHLSPSVCGRAEGGLQEVLVCVPLARGGVCWAGGGRRPEPVKSASGPRTQALWTKDGSAVVYPCHAVVVVLRTDTREQRCLLGHTDKVSALALDGDNVLLASAQARPSSMLRLWDFRTGACLSLFRSPAHMLCSLSFSCGGALLCGVGKDRQGRTVVVAWGTAQVGRGGEPVLLAKTHTGVDIQAFEVAFFDETRMASCGQGSVRLWRLRGGQLRSCPVDLGEHRVLELTDLAFGPAQDGHMLYVCGRSGHILEIDHQHMAMRQARRLLPVWTPGSPVSQKQTFGSGPGISISSLSTSQATCAVGSEDGYLRLWPLDFSSVLLEAEHEGPVTWVRVSPDGLRVLSATSLGHLGFLDVPSREYRVLVRSHTAPVLALATECSHGQLATVSQDHTVRIWDLATLQQLHDLRSPEEAPCTVAFHPTRPALFCGFSSGAVCSFSLESAEVLAVHRCHQGPVTGLAASPDGSLLFSSCSSGTLAQYHCAATQCRILRVAANVVCRDAHPTPNALVLSGDSRLLAFVGPSKYVVTVMNAALLEELLRVDVSALDLSSARLASAVALYFGPGPPGHLLVSTSSSTVVVLDSTSGRVVRELPDVHSGACPSLALSRDARFLLTATDRAIKVWDYLTQACPGCQVYIGHSEPVRAVAFAPDQQRLLSVGDAIFLWDILGPLERSPPGSAGDSPGVPPTCEASLDARQLEDVVSGAHGLPRQQVPKPSQVSPLQLGVCVGPLRDDDGAFSWSDEEGPSEESHIPEGLCQGSSLPVLVKEASGAGDRVWGSPGGPRGFSMRPHPHGWPSARGTRKAQVRPSARPDCYRHFVARYKTSSLPKSASVSRGSAERLLLKVVMGYNGNGRANVVWKPDTGFFAYTSGCLVVVEDLHSGAQQHWLGHPEEISTLALSHDAQVLASASGCGSTASCCQIRIWNVPGGSCRQLMSYHSTAVQALAFSPDDELLVTLGDYGDRTLALWSMATCELLSATCLPEPVHGVAFNPRDAGELACVGQRAVTLWLLHGPNASLQGRREPLPEELGAGELTSLCYGAAPLLYCGSNAGQVCVWDTSASRCFLAWEADDGEIGVLLCSGARLVSGSNTRRLRLWAVGAVPELRCKGSRARSSSVFMECELTLDGAVVSAVFHDTMDMGVVGTTAGTLWYVSWAEGSSTRLISGHRSKVNEVVFSPSASHWATCSDDGSVRVWSLASMELLIQFQVLNQGCLCLAWSPASCARPEQQQVAAGYSDGTLRVFSISRIAMELKMHPHWAALTAIAYSADGQTILSGDKDGLVAVSCPRTGMTFRVLSDHRGALISTVQSRSKEHGDFGAQWADLWLAASSDQCISIWAADWPQGHCELVDWLSSPSPTLMEGPSHPPSPLVAFCPWDGALLACAGLGVRPEVVFYSLHQKQVVERIPLPFFAVSLSLSPRARLVAVGFAERVLRLVDCESGTMQDFAGHDDLVQLCRFAPSARLLFSAAHSEILVWEVTGPWAAGGASGSGPRLG, from the exons CTTCTCCTGTGGCGGGGCGCTGCTCTGTGGGGTCGGCAAGGACCGGCAGGGGAGGACG GTGGTGGTGGCCTGGGGCACGGCCCAGGTGGGCCGAGGAGGTGAGCCAGTTCTTCTCGCAAAGACGCACACTGGGGTTGACATCCAGGCGTTCGAGGTGGCCTTTTTTGACGAAACCAG GATGGCGTCGTGCGGGCAGGGCAGCGTGCGTCTGTGGCGGCTGCGAGGGGGGCAGCTGCGGTCCTGCCCAGTGGACTTGGGGGAGCACCGTGTTCTGGAGTTGACCGACCTGGCCTTCGGGCCGGCCCAGGATGGCCATATGCT CTACGTGTGCGGCCGCAGTGGCCACATCTTGGAGATCGACCACCAGCACATGGCCATGCGGCAAGCTCGCCGTCTCCTGCCCGTGTGGACGCCTGGCAGTCCTGTGTCACAGAAGCAGACCTTCGGCTCGG GCCCCGGCATTTCCATCAGCAGCCTTAGCACGTCCCAGGCCACGTGCGCTGTGGGCTCCGAGGACGGCTATCTGCGCCTCTGGCCGCTGGACTTTTCCTCTGTGCTCCTGGAGGCAG AGCATGAGGGGCCAGTCACCTGGGTGCGCGTCAGCCCAGATGGTCTGCGTGTGCTGTCCGCCACGTCCCTGGGCCACCTAGGCTTCCTGGATGTGCCATCCCGGGAGTACCGCGTGCTGGTTCGCTCGCACACTGCTCCGGTGCTGGCCCTGGCCACCGAGTGCAGCCATGGGCAGCTGGCCACCGTGTCCCAGGACCACACCGTGCGCATCTGGGACCTGGCGACCCTGCAGCAG CTTCATGACTTGAGGTCCCCCGAGGAGGCCCCGTGCACCGTCGCCTTCCACCCCACGCGGCCAGCCTTATTCTGCGGCTTCAGCAGCGGGGCCGTCTGTTccttcagcctggagtctgcCGAGGTCCTGGCGGTGCACAG GTGTCACCAAGGCCCCGTCACCGGCCTGGCCGCCAGCCCCGACGGCAGCCTCCTCTTCAGCTCTTGCTCTTCGGGCACCCTGGCCCAGTACCACTGCGCCGCCACCCAGTGTCGCATCCTGCGTGTGGCAG CTAACGTGGTGTGCCGGgacgcccaccccacccccaatgccCTGGTGCTTAGCGGGGACAGCCGCCTGCTGGCCTTCGTGGGCCCTTCCAAGTACGTGGTGACTGTCATGAACGCGGCCTTGCTAGAGGAG CTGTTGCGAGTGGATGTCAGTGCCCTGGACCTGTCCAGCGCTCGTCTGGCCTCGGCGGTGGCCCTCTACTTTGGCCCTGGACCCCCTGGCCACCTGCTGGTGTCCACCTCGTCGAGCACGGTCGTTGTGCTGGATAGCACGTCGGGCCGCGTGGTTCGGGAG CTGCCAGATGTCCACTCTGgggcctgcccctccctggctctCAGCAGGGATGCCCGCTTCCTGCTGACGGCCACGGACCGTGCCATCAAGGTGTGGGACTACCTGACGCAGGCCTGTCCCGGCTGCCAG GTGTATATTGGCCATTCAGAGCCCGTACGAGCTGTGGCCTTCGCCCCTGACCAGCAGCGGCTCCTCAGTGTGGGGGATGCCATCTTCCTGTGGGACATTCTGGGCCCCCTGGAGAGGTCGCCTCCAGGAAG TGCTGGAGACTCACCTGGGGTACCCCCAACCTGCGAGGCTA GCCTGGATGCAAGGCAGCTGGAGGACGTGGTGTCCGGGGCCCACGGGCTCCCCCGGCAGCAGGTGCCCAAGCCATCGCAGGTGTCCCCACTGCAGCTGGGCGTCTGTGTGGGACCCCTCAGGGATGATGACG gTGCTTTCTCCTGGTCAGATGAAGAAGGACCCTCGGAGGAGAGCCACATCCCTGAGGGGCTCTGTCAGGGCTCAAGCCTGCCCGTGCTGGTGAAGGAGGCCAGCGGGGCTGGAGACAGGGTCTGGGGGTCTCCAGGGGGCCCCCGGGGCTTCAGCATGCGTCCCCACCCCCATGGCTGGCCCA GTGCTCGGGGCACCAGAAAAGCCCAGGTGCGTCCCTCTGCTCGCCCAGACTGCTACAGGCACTTCGTGGCACGCTACAAGACCTCCTCGCTGCCCAAG AGTGCCTCCGTCTCCCGTGGCAGCGCTGAGCGTCTGCTCCTGAAGGTGGTCATGGGCTACAACGGGAATGGGCGGGCCAACGTGGTGTGGAAGCCAGACACAG GCTTCTTTGCCTACACGAGCGGCtgcctggtggtggtggaggaccTGCACTCTGGCGCGCAGCAGCACTGGCTCGGCCACCCCGAGGAGATCTCCACGCTGGCCCTCAGCCACGATGCCCAG GtcctggcctctgcctcaggCTGCGGCAGCACCGCCTCCTGCTGCCAGATCCGCATCTGGAACGTGCCGGGGGGCTCCTGCCGGCAACTCATGTCTTACCACAGCACTGCTGTGCAAGCCCTGGCTTTTTCGCCAGACGACGAGCTGCTTGTCACACTGG GGGACTACGGTGACCGCACTCTGGCCCTGTGGAGCATGGCCACCTGTGAGCTGCTGTCGGCCACCTGCCTCCCGGAGCCAGTGCATGGGGTGGCGTTTAACCCACGGGACGCTGGTGAGCTGGCCTGCGTGGGCCAACGTGCTGTCACCTTGTGGCTCCTGCATGGCCCCAACGCCAGCCTCCAG GGCCGCCGAGAGCCCCTCCCTGAGGAGCTGGGGGCGGGCGAGCTGACATCACTCTGCTACGGGGCTGCCCCTCTGCTCTACTGCGGCTCCAATGCCGGCCAGGTCTGCGTGTGGGACACCAGCGCCAGCCGCTGCTTCCTGGCCTGGGAGGCAGACGATGGCGAGATCG GAGTGCTGCTGTGCTCAGGCGCACGGCTGGTCAGCGGCAGCAACACGAGGCGGCTGCGCCTGTGGGCCGTGGGCGCCGTGCCCGAGCTGAGGTGTAAGGGCTCCCGGGCCAG gtctaGCTCTGTGTTCATGGAGTGCGAGCTGACCTTGGACGGGGCCGTTGTGAGCGCGGTCTTCCATGACACCATGGACATGGGCGTGGTGGGCACCACGGCGGGCACGCTCTGGTACGTCAGCTGGGCGGAGGGCAGCAGCACGCGCCTCATCAGTGGCCACAGGAGCAAG GTGAACGAGGTGGTCTTCAGCCCCAGCGCGTCCCACTGGGCCACGTGCAGCGATGACGGGAGTGTGCGTGTGTGGTCCCTGGCCAGCATGGAGCTTCTGATCCAGTTTCAGGTGCTGAACCAG GGCTGCCTCTGTCTGGCTTGGAGCCCTGCCTCCTGTGCACGCCCGGAGCAGCAGCAGGTGGCAGCGGGCTATAGTGATGGCACGCTGCGAGTCTTCAGCATCTCCCGAATTGCAATGGAACTCAAGATGCACCCCCACTGGGCTGCACTGACGGCCATCGCCTACTCCGCTGATG GTCAGACCATCCTCTCCGGAGACAAGGATGGGCTTGTGGCCGTGAGCTGCCCCCGCACGGGGATGACGTTCCGTGTACTGAGTGACCACCGTGGTGCTCTGATCTCCACTGTCCAGAGCAGGAGCAAAGAG CATGGAGACTTTGGGGCGCAGTGGGCCGACCTGTGGCTGGCGGCCAGTTCAGACCAGTGCATCAGTATCTGGGCCGCCGACTGGCCACAGGGCCACTGTGAGCTCGTGGACTGGCTGAGTTCCCCATCACCCACCCTCATGGAG GGTCCCAGCCACCCACCGTCCCCTCTTGTTGCCTTCTGCCCCTGGGACGGGGCCCTGCTGGCGTGTGCGGGCCTCGGCGTGCGTCCAGAGGTGGTCTTCTATAGCCTGCACCAGAAGCAG GTGGTGGAGAGGATCCCGCTGCCTTTCTTTGCCGTGTCCCTGAGCCTGTCCCCCAGAGCCCGCCTTGTGGCCGTTGGCTTTGCTG AGCGTGTGCTGAGGCTGGTGGACTGTGAGTCGGGGACCATGCAGGACTTTGCTGGCCATGACGACTTGGTGCAGCTCTGTAGGTTTGCTCCGTCCGCCCGGCTGCTCTTCTCTGCCGCCCACAGTGAGATCCTGGTGTGGGAAGTCACAGggccctgggccgcaggtggGGCCTCAGGCTCAGGGCCCCGGCTTGGCTGA
- the WDR90 gene encoding WD repeat-containing protein 90 isoform X9 produces the protein MHEPFGGKQSKQEVALAEHLFRQRSFLPDPILRLKGVVGFGGHSTKWALWTKDGSAVVYPCHAVVVVLRTDTREQRCLLGHTDKVSALALDGDNVLLASAQARPSSMLRLWDFRTGACLSLFRSPAHMLCSLSFSCGGALLCGVGKDRQGRTVVVAWGTAQVGRGGEPVLLAKTHTGVDIQAFEVAFFDETRMASCGQGSVRLWRLRGGQLRSCPVDLGEHRVLELTDLAFGPAQDGHMLYVCGRSGHILEIDHQHMAMRQARRLLPVWTPGSPVSQKQTFGSGPGISISSLSTSQATCAVGSEDGYLRLWPLDFSSVLLEAEHEGPVTWVRVSPDGLRVLSATSLGHLGFLDVPSREYRVLVRSHTAPVLALATECSHGQLATVSQDHTVRIWDLATLQQLHDLRSPEEAPCTVAFHPTRPALFCGFSSGAVCSFSLESAEVLAVHRCHQGPVTGLAASPDGSLLFSSCSSGTLAQYHCAATQCRILRVAANVVCRDAHPTPNALVLSGDSRLLAFVGPSKYVVTVMNAALLEELLRVDVSALDLSSARLASAVALYFGPGPPGHLLVSTSSSTVVVLDSTSGRVVRELPDVHSGACPSLALSRDARFLLTATDRAIKVWDYLTQACPGCQVYIGHSEPVRAVAFAPDQQRLLSVGDAIFLWDILGPLERSPPGSAGDSPGVPPTCEASLDARQLEDVVSGAHGLPRQQVPKPSQVSPLQLGVCVGPLRDDDGAFSWSDEEGPSEESHIPEGLCQGSSLPVLVKEASGAGDRVWGSPGGPRGFSMRPHPHGWPSARGTRKAQVRPSARPDCYRHFVARYKTSSLPKSASVSRGSAERLLLKVVMGYNGNGRANVVWKPDTGFFAYTSGCLVVVEDLHSGAQQHWLGHPEEISTLALSHDAQVLASASGCGSTASCCQIRIWNVPGGSCRQLMSYHSTAVQALAFSPDDELLVTLGDYGDRTLALWSMATCELLSATCLPEPVHGVAFNPRDAGELACVGQRAVTLWLLHGPNASLQGRREPLPEELGAGELTSLCYGAAPLLYCGSNAGQVCVWDTSASRCFLAWEADDGEIGVLLCSGARLVSGSNTRRLRLWAVGAVPELRCKGSRARSSSVFMECELTLDGAVVSAVFHDTMDMGVVGTTAGTLWYVSWAEGSSTRLISGHRSKVNEVVFSPSASHWATCSDDGSVRVWSLASMELLIQFQVLNQGCLCLAWSPASCARPEQQQVAAGYSDGTLRVFSISRIAMELKMHPHWAALTAIAYSADGQTILSGDKDGLVAVSCPRTGMTFRVLSDHRGALISTVQSRSKEHGDFGAQWADLWLAASSDQCISIWAADWPQGHCELVDWLSSPSPTLMEGPSHPPSPLVAFCPWDGALLACAGLGVRPEVVFYSLHQKQVVERIPLPFFAVSLSLSPRARLVAVGFAERVLRLVDCESGTMQDFAGHDDLVQLCRFAPSARLLFSAAHSEILVWEVTGPWAAGGASGSGPRLG, from the exons CTTCTCCTGTGGCGGGGCGCTGCTCTGTGGGGTCGGCAAGGACCGGCAGGGGAGGACG GTGGTGGTGGCCTGGGGCACGGCCCAGGTGGGCCGAGGAGGTGAGCCAGTTCTTCTCGCAAAGACGCACACTGGGGTTGACATCCAGGCGTTCGAGGTGGCCTTTTTTGACGAAACCAG GATGGCGTCGTGCGGGCAGGGCAGCGTGCGTCTGTGGCGGCTGCGAGGGGGGCAGCTGCGGTCCTGCCCAGTGGACTTGGGGGAGCACCGTGTTCTGGAGTTGACCGACCTGGCCTTCGGGCCGGCCCAGGATGGCCATATGCT CTACGTGTGCGGCCGCAGTGGCCACATCTTGGAGATCGACCACCAGCACATGGCCATGCGGCAAGCTCGCCGTCTCCTGCCCGTGTGGACGCCTGGCAGTCCTGTGTCACAGAAGCAGACCTTCGGCTCGG GCCCCGGCATTTCCATCAGCAGCCTTAGCACGTCCCAGGCCACGTGCGCTGTGGGCTCCGAGGACGGCTATCTGCGCCTCTGGCCGCTGGACTTTTCCTCTGTGCTCCTGGAGGCAG AGCATGAGGGGCCAGTCACCTGGGTGCGCGTCAGCCCAGATGGTCTGCGTGTGCTGTCCGCCACGTCCCTGGGCCACCTAGGCTTCCTGGATGTGCCATCCCGGGAGTACCGCGTGCTGGTTCGCTCGCACACTGCTCCGGTGCTGGCCCTGGCCACCGAGTGCAGCCATGGGCAGCTGGCCACCGTGTCCCAGGACCACACCGTGCGCATCTGGGACCTGGCGACCCTGCAGCAG CTTCATGACTTGAGGTCCCCCGAGGAGGCCCCGTGCACCGTCGCCTTCCACCCCACGCGGCCAGCCTTATTCTGCGGCTTCAGCAGCGGGGCCGTCTGTTccttcagcctggagtctgcCGAGGTCCTGGCGGTGCACAG GTGTCACCAAGGCCCCGTCACCGGCCTGGCCGCCAGCCCCGACGGCAGCCTCCTCTTCAGCTCTTGCTCTTCGGGCACCCTGGCCCAGTACCACTGCGCCGCCACCCAGTGTCGCATCCTGCGTGTGGCAG CTAACGTGGTGTGCCGGgacgcccaccccacccccaatgccCTGGTGCTTAGCGGGGACAGCCGCCTGCTGGCCTTCGTGGGCCCTTCCAAGTACGTGGTGACTGTCATGAACGCGGCCTTGCTAGAGGAG CTGTTGCGAGTGGATGTCAGTGCCCTGGACCTGTCCAGCGCTCGTCTGGCCTCGGCGGTGGCCCTCTACTTTGGCCCTGGACCCCCTGGCCACCTGCTGGTGTCCACCTCGTCGAGCACGGTCGTTGTGCTGGATAGCACGTCGGGCCGCGTGGTTCGGGAG CTGCCAGATGTCCACTCTGgggcctgcccctccctggctctCAGCAGGGATGCCCGCTTCCTGCTGACGGCCACGGACCGTGCCATCAAGGTGTGGGACTACCTGACGCAGGCCTGTCCCGGCTGCCAG GTGTATATTGGCCATTCAGAGCCCGTACGAGCTGTGGCCTTCGCCCCTGACCAGCAGCGGCTCCTCAGTGTGGGGGATGCCATCTTCCTGTGGGACATTCTGGGCCCCCTGGAGAGGTCGCCTCCAGGAAG TGCTGGAGACTCACCTGGGGTACCCCCAACCTGCGAGGCTA GCCTGGATGCAAGGCAGCTGGAGGACGTGGTGTCCGGGGCCCACGGGCTCCCCCGGCAGCAGGTGCCCAAGCCATCGCAGGTGTCCCCACTGCAGCTGGGCGTCTGTGTGGGACCCCTCAGGGATGATGACG gTGCTTTCTCCTGGTCAGATGAAGAAGGACCCTCGGAGGAGAGCCACATCCCTGAGGGGCTCTGTCAGGGCTCAAGCCTGCCCGTGCTGGTGAAGGAGGCCAGCGGGGCTGGAGACAGGGTCTGGGGGTCTCCAGGGGGCCCCCGGGGCTTCAGCATGCGTCCCCACCCCCATGGCTGGCCCA GTGCTCGGGGCACCAGAAAAGCCCAGGTGCGTCCCTCTGCTCGCCCAGACTGCTACAGGCACTTCGTGGCACGCTACAAGACCTCCTCGCTGCCCAAG AGTGCCTCCGTCTCCCGTGGCAGCGCTGAGCGTCTGCTCCTGAAGGTGGTCATGGGCTACAACGGGAATGGGCGGGCCAACGTGGTGTGGAAGCCAGACACAG GCTTCTTTGCCTACACGAGCGGCtgcctggtggtggtggaggaccTGCACTCTGGCGCGCAGCAGCACTGGCTCGGCCACCCCGAGGAGATCTCCACGCTGGCCCTCAGCCACGATGCCCAG GtcctggcctctgcctcaggCTGCGGCAGCACCGCCTCCTGCTGCCAGATCCGCATCTGGAACGTGCCGGGGGGCTCCTGCCGGCAACTCATGTCTTACCACAGCACTGCTGTGCAAGCCCTGGCTTTTTCGCCAGACGACGAGCTGCTTGTCACACTGG GGGACTACGGTGACCGCACTCTGGCCCTGTGGAGCATGGCCACCTGTGAGCTGCTGTCGGCCACCTGCCTCCCGGAGCCAGTGCATGGGGTGGCGTTTAACCCACGGGACGCTGGTGAGCTGGCCTGCGTGGGCCAACGTGCTGTCACCTTGTGGCTCCTGCATGGCCCCAACGCCAGCCTCCAG GGCCGCCGAGAGCCCCTCCCTGAGGAGCTGGGGGCGGGCGAGCTGACATCACTCTGCTACGGGGCTGCCCCTCTGCTCTACTGCGGCTCCAATGCCGGCCAGGTCTGCGTGTGGGACACCAGCGCCAGCCGCTGCTTCCTGGCCTGGGAGGCAGACGATGGCGAGATCG GAGTGCTGCTGTGCTCAGGCGCACGGCTGGTCAGCGGCAGCAACACGAGGCGGCTGCGCCTGTGGGCCGTGGGCGCCGTGCCCGAGCTGAGGTGTAAGGGCTCCCGGGCCAG gtctaGCTCTGTGTTCATGGAGTGCGAGCTGACCTTGGACGGGGCCGTTGTGAGCGCGGTCTTCCATGACACCATGGACATGGGCGTGGTGGGCACCACGGCGGGCACGCTCTGGTACGTCAGCTGGGCGGAGGGCAGCAGCACGCGCCTCATCAGTGGCCACAGGAGCAAG GTGAACGAGGTGGTCTTCAGCCCCAGCGCGTCCCACTGGGCCACGTGCAGCGATGACGGGAGTGTGCGTGTGTGGTCCCTGGCCAGCATGGAGCTTCTGATCCAGTTTCAGGTGCTGAACCAG GGCTGCCTCTGTCTGGCTTGGAGCCCTGCCTCCTGTGCACGCCCGGAGCAGCAGCAGGTGGCAGCGGGCTATAGTGATGGCACGCTGCGAGTCTTCAGCATCTCCCGAATTGCAATGGAACTCAAGATGCACCCCCACTGGGCTGCACTGACGGCCATCGCCTACTCCGCTGATG GTCAGACCATCCTCTCCGGAGACAAGGATGGGCTTGTGGCCGTGAGCTGCCCCCGCACGGGGATGACGTTCCGTGTACTGAGTGACCACCGTGGTGCTCTGATCTCCACTGTCCAGAGCAGGAGCAAAGAG CATGGAGACTTTGGGGCGCAGTGGGCCGACCTGTGGCTGGCGGCCAGTTCAGACCAGTGCATCAGTATCTGGGCCGCCGACTGGCCACAGGGCCACTGTGAGCTCGTGGACTGGCTGAGTTCCCCATCACCCACCCTCATGGAG GGTCCCAGCCACCCACCGTCCCCTCTTGTTGCCTTCTGCCCCTGGGACGGGGCCCTGCTGGCGTGTGCGGGCCTCGGCGTGCGTCCAGAGGTGGTCTTCTATAGCCTGCACCAGAAGCAG GTGGTGGAGAGGATCCCGCTGCCTTTCTTTGCCGTGTCCCTGAGCCTGTCCCCCAGAGCCCGCCTTGTGGCCGTTGGCTTTGCTG AGCGTGTGCTGAGGCTGGTGGACTGTGAGTCGGGGACCATGCAGGACTTTGCTGGCCATGACGACTTGGTGCAGCTCTGTAGGTTTGCTCCGTCCGCCCGGCTGCTCTTCTCTGCCGCCCACAGTGAGATCCTGGTGTGGGAAGTCACAGggccctgggccgcaggtggGGCCTCAGGCTCAGGGCCCCGGCTTGGCTGA